In Bacillota bacterium, the following are encoded in one genomic region:
- a CDS encoding IclR family transcriptional regulator → MNEKTVQSVERALQILEELARDKHGLGVTRLAAALDLHKSTVHRLLGTLMARGYVDKEPEGDRYRLGTRILFLAGAVLERMDVRTVARPYIRQLSLETNEVVHLAVRDGDEVVYIDKEESPRQNSVRLHSKIGRRAMLHCTAVGKVLLSDLSEQQVSEVIQRTSLPKFTDNTITDAASLEKELAKIRGQGYALDESEHERDIRCVAAPIRDRDGTVIAAISISGPVIHVTGERLPILARAVQDTALKISWELGY, encoded by the coding sequence ATGAACGAAAAAACCGTACAGTCAGTGGAACGGGCGTTGCAGATTTTGGAGGAGCTGGCCCGGGACAAACACGGGCTTGGCGTCACCCGCCTGGCTGCAGCGCTGGATTTACACAAAAGCACTGTTCACCGCTTGCTGGGCACATTGATGGCCCGGGGCTATGTCGACAAAGAGCCGGAAGGCGACCGCTACCGGCTGGGCACCAGGATATTGTTCCTTGCCGGCGCCGTTCTCGAGCGTATGGATGTGCGCACGGTTGCCCGTCCATACATACGTCAGCTGTCGCTGGAGACTAATGAAGTGGTTCACCTGGCCGTGCGGGATGGGGACGAAGTCGTTTACATCGACAAGGAAGAGAGCCCGCGGCAAAATTCAGTCCGCCTACACTCCAAAATTGGTCGCCGGGCGATGCTTCATTGCACCGCTGTGGGCAAGGTTTTGCTTTCCGATCTGTCGGAGCAACAGGTTTCGGAAGTAATCCAGCGCACTAGCTTGCCCAAATTCACTGACAATACGATCACGGATGCTGCATCTCTGGAGAAAGAACTGGCAAAAATCCGCGGACAGGGCTATGCTCTGGACGAAAGCGAACATGAACGGGATATTCGCTGCGTGGCGGCGCCAATTCGAGACCGTGACGGCACAGTAATTGCCGCCATCAGCATCTCCGGACCAGTTATTCATGTGACTGGAGAGCGATTGCCTATACTCGCCAGAGCAGTTCAGGATACAGCGCTGAAGATTTCCTGGGAGCTGGGTTACTAG
- a CDS encoding peptide ABC transporter substrate-binding protein yields MRKLRLIILIVFLLSACGIEGHDPTSFHMVYSGEVSTLNYLTTASGHEITLAANMVDSLIEYDKYGRVQPALATDWEVSDDGLTWTFHLREGVWWYTWDGEPYAEVVAQDFVDAMRYILTPENNSKTANIAYRVIRHAEDYYSGELEDFSQVGVRAVDRYTLEYTLSQPVPYFLSMLNYVCFYPANGDFLMETGERFGTDNKHLLYNGAYIMTVFDHQSRKVLEKNENYWDRDNVFIERIHAQYNAEAAALAPELFLRGEISFTHIPSMYLDEWMRDPEKRNLVRPGRPGFYSVFYAFNFDPQYDERFGPENWRKAVNNVHFRKSIFHALDRTAAMMTSDPYHPENKIHNTITPEDFIAAHGVDYTSMGNLAQIAETDSFAPDLARLHREKAMEQLAGVVDFPVQVVMPYSTGSYDWIQRAQVVEQQLERLLGRDYINIVLDPHPPTGFLSNTRSAGKYSLQELNWGPDYADPETYTDPFIRGASFNFPEKITETTPWGETLYTVYERMVMAAKTETKNMYRRYELFANAEAYLIDNAFVIPYGRGGGGYIASWLDPFETAHSPFGVASDRFKGRRILPKPMGMDEYQEQLAKWEEERKRALQAE; encoded by the coding sequence ATGCGCAAACTTCGACTCATTATACTAATCGTATTCCTGCTTTCCGCTTGTGGTATCGAGGGCCATGATCCCACCAGCTTTCACATGGTTTATTCCGGCGAGGTTTCCACCCTCAATTATTTGACCACGGCTTCTGGCCACGAAATCACTTTGGCGGCTAATATGGTTGATTCGCTGATTGAATACGACAAATACGGCCGGGTGCAACCAGCGTTGGCCACCGACTGGGAAGTCTCGGATGACGGGCTGACCTGGACATTCCATCTCCGGGAAGGAGTCTGGTGGTATACCTGGGACGGTGAGCCTTATGCCGAGGTTGTGGCCCAGGATTTTGTCGACGCCATGCGCTATATCCTTACGCCGGAAAATAATTCGAAGACCGCCAATATCGCCTACCGGGTCATCAGGCATGCTGAAGACTATTACAGTGGTGAGCTTGAGGACTTTTCCCAGGTCGGTGTACGTGCAGTGGATCGTTACACCTTAGAGTATACGCTCTCCCAACCGGTGCCCTACTTTTTGTCGATGCTGAATTATGTCTGCTTTTACCCCGCCAACGGCGATTTCCTGATGGAGACCGGGGAACGCTTTGGCACCGATAACAAACATCTGCTGTATAACGGGGCCTACATAATGACAGTTTTTGACCATCAGTCCCGGAAAGTGCTGGAGAAAAACGAAAATTACTGGGATAGGGATAATGTGTTTATTGAGCGGATCCATGCCCAATATAATGCGGAAGCAGCGGCTCTGGCGCCGGAGCTGTTTCTACGCGGCGAGATTTCCTTCACCCACATACCCTCCATGTACCTGGATGAGTGGATGCGGGACCCGGAAAAGCGCAATCTGGTGCGCCCCGGGCGCCCGGGCTTCTACTCGGTGTTTTACGCGTTTAATTTTGACCCCCAGTATGATGAACGTTTTGGTCCGGAAAATTGGCGAAAGGCCGTGAACAATGTTCATTTCCGCAAGTCAATCTTTCATGCCCTGGACCGGACTGCTGCAATGATGACCAGCGATCCCTACCATCCGGAGAACAAGATTCATAATACAATCACTCCAGAGGATTTTATCGCGGCCCATGGTGTCGATTACACCAGCATGGGCAATCTGGCCCAGATTGCCGAAACCGATTCCTTTGCTCCAGATTTGGCCCGCCTGCATCGAGAGAAGGCAATGGAGCAATTGGCAGGCGTCGTTGACTTCCCCGTGCAAGTAGTGATGCCATACAGCACCGGCAGTTATGATTGGATCCAGCGTGCGCAGGTGGTAGAGCAACAATTGGAACGCTTACTTGGGCGGGATTACATTAATATTGTGCTTGATCCCCACCCACCCACGGGCTTTTTGAGCAATACCCGCAGCGCCGGCAAATATTCGCTTCAGGAGCTGAACTGGGGCCCGGATTATGCAGACCCCGAGACCTATACCGATCCGTTTATACGTGGCGCCAGTTTTAATTTCCCAGAAAAAATCACTGAAACCACCCCGTGGGGAGAAACTCTGTACACCGTTTATGAGCGCATGGTAATGGCGGCAAAGACGGAAACAAAAAATATGTACAGACGCTACGAGCTCTTTGCCAATGCCGAGGCCTACCTGATTGACAACGCGTTTGTCATACCCTATGGCCGGGGAGGCGGCGGTTATATCGCCTCGTGGCTGGATCCTTTTGAAACGGCCCACTCGCCCTTTGGTGTTGCCTCGGATCGGTTCAAAGGTCGGCGCATTCTCCCAAAACCGATGGGGATGGATGAATATCAGGAACAGTTGGCCAAATGGGAAGAAGAACGCAAACGGGCATTACAAGCTGAATAA
- a CDS encoding ABC transporter ATP-binding protein encodes MSIQQLRATYAVKPKILTISDLVVKFRVRGRILTALREASLDVYQGECLCIVGESGSGKSVLVKSLTGLLDENGWTAGGSILYKQFNLARFRKERQWLQIRGKQIAMVFQDPMTALNPLKTVGHQIQEAVELHQGLRGNAARRAVLDILSSVQIPNPETRYHQYPFELSGGLRQRVVFAIAIASRPRILICDEPTTALDVTVQAQLLELLAQLQQQYKLTVIFITHDLGVVARIADRVAVMYAGEVIEVGLTEEVFYNPRHPYTINLLLALPQLKEQGKPLYAIKGAPPSLFEEIKGDAFAPRNPRPLRIDFVQRPPWFRVSSTHKAKTWLLDPRAPTLELPRPLRELAQNKGAGR; translated from the coding sequence ATGTCTATTCAGCAACTGCGAGCGACATATGCGGTAAAACCAAAGATCCTCACCATAAGCGACCTGGTGGTGAAGTTCCGCGTACGGGGCAGAATCCTTACCGCCCTGCGGGAGGCAAGTCTCGATGTCTACCAGGGGGAATGCCTCTGTATTGTCGGGGAGTCCGGGTCGGGGAAATCTGTGCTTGTTAAATCACTCACCGGTCTCTTGGATGAGAACGGCTGGACGGCAGGTGGCAGCATTCTATATAAACAATTCAATCTGGCCCGCTTCCGCAAGGAGCGCCAGTGGCTGCAAATCCGTGGCAAACAGATCGCGATGGTGTTCCAGGACCCAATGACAGCCCTCAACCCCTTAAAGACCGTGGGCCATCAAATTCAGGAAGCGGTGGAGTTGCATCAAGGACTCCGGGGGAACGCGGCGAGACGGGCCGTGCTGGATATCCTGTCCAGCGTGCAAATCCCCAATCCTGAGACACGCTACCACCAATATCCGTTTGAACTCTCCGGCGGCCTGCGCCAGCGAGTCGTGTTTGCAATTGCCATCGCCAGCCGCCCCCGTATCCTAATTTGCGATGAACCGACCACAGCCCTGGACGTAACAGTCCAAGCGCAGCTCCTTGAACTACTTGCCCAGCTTCAGCAGCAATACAAGCTGACTGTTATCTTTATTACCCATGATCTCGGAGTGGTGGCGCGGATTGCTGATCGGGTAGCGGTTATGTATGCCGGAGAGGTCATCGAGGTGGGGTTGACCGAGGAAGTTTTTTACAATCCCAGACATCCATACACGATTAATTTGCTTCTTGCCCTGCCCCAACTGAAAGAACAGGGTAAGCCCCTGTATGCGATTAAGGGAGCGCCGCCCAGTTTGTTTGAGGAGATAAAGGGCGATGCTTTTGCGCCCCGTAACCCCCGACCGTTACGCATCGACTTTGTTCAGCGGCCGCCCTGGTTCCGGGTCAGCAGCACCCATAAAGCCAAGACCTGGTTGCTAGATCCCCGGGCGCCAACGCTGGAATTACCCCGTCCCCTGCGGGAGCTGGCACAAAACAAAGGTGCAGGCCGATGA
- a CDS encoding ABC transporter permease produces the protein MKQDRALFTFVQHQSEASERSGSVSYSYWQSTWHVFLRNRTAVLLLLLVSALVLFTIIQPLLPNQNAPTEIHVHPETGLQLRNQPPGGEFIMGTNAIGQDLWARLWSGTRTSLFIGVSVGLFEAVVGIVVGSIWGYARRLDRLFTELYNVWNNIPTTIVLVLLAYIMRPGLFTLIFAMCITGWLGMARLTRNMVVILRDREYNLASRCLGTPTRRIITRNLLPYLVSVLMMRMALAIPAAIGGEVFLTYIGLGLPVSIPSLGNLINEGRIFMMSPALRYQLFFPAAIVSLITISFYVLGNAFADASDPRNHV, from the coding sequence ATGAAGCAGGACCGCGCCCTATTTACCTTCGTCCAGCACCAGTCAGAGGCCAGTGAACGAAGCGGTTCTGTTAGCTATTCATACTGGCAGTCCACCTGGCATGTGTTCTTGCGGAACCGGACAGCAGTATTGTTGCTGCTCTTGGTCTCAGCCCTCGTCTTATTCACTATCATCCAACCCCTGCTTCCCAACCAAAATGCGCCAACGGAGATTCATGTTCACCCTGAGACCGGGCTGCAACTGCGCAACCAGCCCCCGGGGGGCGAGTTCATCATGGGCACCAACGCTATCGGCCAAGACTTGTGGGCGCGCCTGTGGAGCGGCACGCGGACATCTCTGTTCATCGGAGTCAGCGTTGGGCTGTTTGAGGCCGTGGTGGGAATTGTTGTTGGCTCAATCTGGGGATATGCCCGGCGCCTGGACCGGCTGTTTACCGAGCTCTACAATGTATGGAATAACATCCCGACGACGATTGTCCTTGTGCTCTTGGCGTATATAATGCGCCCAGGCCTCTTCACCCTGATTTTCGCCATGTGCATCACCGGCTGGCTGGGCATGGCCCGACTAACCCGGAACATGGTAGTGATTCTCCGGGATCGAGAATATAATCTCGCCTCCCGCTGCCTGGGCACACCAACCCGGCGGATCATCACCCGGAATTTGCTGCCCTATCTGGTGTCGGTGCTGATGATGCGCATGGCCCTGGCAATTCCGGCGGCCATCGGCGGCGAGGTTTTCCTCACTTACATCGGCCTGGGACTACCAGTGAGCATCCCATCCCTGGGCAACCTGATCAATGAAGGCCGGATTTTCATGATGAGTCCTGCTCTCCGCTACCAGCTTTTCTTTCCGGCAGCGATTGTCTCACTGATTACCATTTCCTTTTATGTCCTGGGCAATGCCTTTGCCGACGCATCTGACCCGCGCAACCATGTTTAG
- a CDS encoding ABC transporter ATP-binding protein, with product MSANLLSVRNLTIEYGSGRKRQRAVDNVSFEIQRGETLALVGESGSGKTTIGRAIVRLVKVKSGKILYRGSRINGRIGRKRARELTKKIQMIFQDPMSSLNERAKVEYIVSEGMLNIRNYRSDSERLFKVHQALSEVGLLPEFADRFPHEFSGGQRQRIGIARALVMEPELIIADEPISALDVSIRAQVLNLLDRLKRERNLTYLFIAHDLAVVRQIADRVAVIHQGQLVELAPTEVLFRSPLHPYTRALLSAIPLPDPRRERKRQLLTYKPVEDRRDRKPPKWVEVTPGHFILATARQLREFRPK from the coding sequence ATGAGTGCTAACTTACTAAGCGTCCGCAATCTGACAATTGAGTATGGCAGCGGACGCAAACGCCAGCGGGCCGTGGACAATGTCAGCTTCGAGATTCAGCGTGGTGAGACATTGGCCCTGGTAGGGGAGTCCGGTTCTGGCAAAACAACAATTGGCAGGGCGATTGTACGACTGGTTAAAGTCAAGAGTGGAAAAATTCTTTACCGGGGCAGCAGAATTAATGGGCGCATCGGCAGAAAAAGGGCACGGGAACTGACTAAGAAGATACAAATGATTTTTCAGGACCCAATGTCTTCACTAAATGAACGGGCCAAGGTGGAGTACATTGTCTCTGAGGGTATGTTGAATATCAGGAACTATCGCAGCGATTCGGAACGGCTGTTCAAAGTTCACCAGGCGCTCAGCGAAGTCGGCCTGTTGCCCGAATTTGCCGACCGCTTCCCCCATGAATTCTCCGGTGGGCAGCGACAGAGAATTGGCATTGCCCGGGCGCTGGTCATGGAACCGGAGTTAATTATCGCCGATGAACCAATCTCTGCCTTGGATGTATCAATACGGGCGCAAGTGCTTAACCTCCTGGACCGGCTCAAGCGAGAACGCAACCTCACATATCTGTTTATTGCCCATGACCTGGCGGTAGTCAGGCAGATTGCGGATCGGGTGGCAGTAATCCATCAGGGCCAGCTGGTGGAGCTGGCCCCTACCGAGGTGCTGTTTAGGTCCCCCCTTCACCCATATACTCGGGCCCTGCTCTCGGCTATCCCCCTCCCTGACCCGCGGCGGGAGCGAAAGCGGCAACTGCTCACTTACAAACCCGTGGAAGACCGGCGAGATAGAAAGCCACCCAAATGGGTGGAAGTTACGCCCGGGCACTTCATTTTGGCCACGGCCAGGCAATTACGAGAGTTCAGACCTAAATGA
- a CDS encoding sugar kinase — MGKFITFGEIMLRLAPKNYKRFVQASEFDVIYGGGEANVAVALANFGLDACFVTKLPQHEIGQAALNELRKFGVDTSYIARGGDRLGIYFCERGAAQRPSKVIYDRAHSAIAEAAPEDFDWPAIFADASWFHFTGITPALSDNCAAITLDAVKAAKAAGVTISVDLNYRKKLWTTEKAGRVMAELVPYCDVVIANEEDAEKVFGIKAAKSDITSGKLNDEGYKQVATELKERFALQYVAITLRESYSASDNGWSGMLYDGNEFYRSRKYDVHIVDRVGGGDSFGGGLIYALNAGKTPQEALEFAVAASCLKHTVEGDANQVSVAEVETLARGDGSGRVQR; from the coding sequence ATGGGTAAATTCATTACCTTTGGCGAGATTATGCTGCGCCTGGCGCCCAAGAACTACAAGCGGTTTGTCCAGGCCAGCGAATTTGATGTCATCTACGGCGGCGGCGAGGCGAATGTGGCCGTGGCCCTGGCAAACTTCGGGCTGGACGCTTGCTTTGTCACCAAACTGCCCCAGCATGAAATCGGGCAGGCCGCCCTGAACGAATTACGCAAGTTTGGTGTCGACACCAGCTATATCGCCCGGGGCGGCGACCGCCTGGGCATCTACTTTTGTGAGCGGGGCGCGGCCCAACGGCCATCGAAAGTGATTTATGACCGCGCCCATTCGGCAATTGCCGAGGCCGCTCCGGAGGATTTTGACTGGCCGGCAATCTTTGCCGATGCCAGCTGGTTCCACTTCACCGGCATCACTCCGGCTCTGTCGGACAACTGTGCGGCCATTACTCTGGACGCTGTCAAAGCGGCTAAGGCGGCCGGGGTTACAATCAGTGTCGACCTCAACTACCGCAAAAAACTCTGGACCACCGAAAAGGCGGGCCGGGTAATGGCGGAGCTGGTTCCATACTGCGATGTGGTAATTGCCAATGAGGAGGATGCCGAGAAGGTCTTTGGCATTAAGGCTGCCAAGAGCGATATAACCAGTGGCAAGCTAAATGATGAGGGCTACAAGCAGGTTGCCACTGAACTGAAAGAGCGCTTTGCTCTCCAATATGTGGCGATAACCCTGCGGGAGAGCTACTCTGCTTCTGACAATGGTTGGTCGGGCATGCTTTATGACGGCAATGAATTTTACCGCTCTCGGAAGTACGATGTGCATATCGTCGATCGGGTGGGGGGTGGCGACTCCTTTGGTGGCGGTCTCATTTATGCTCTCAATGCAGGCAAGACACCCCAGGAGGCGCTGGAATTTGCTGTTGCCGCCTCCTGCCTCAAGCATACAGTTGAAGGGGACGCCAATCAGGTTTCGGTTGCCGAGGTGGAAACTTTGGCCCGGGGTGATGGCTCCGGACGGGTGCAACGGTAG
- a CDS encoding dicarboxylate/amino acid:cation symporter, protein MIKRIPEWSKVLLALILAVIVGSIMGPNVQIFEPLGQAFLRLITMMVIPIVFTSLTLGAGSVNDIRKLGRIGGKTIGAFLATTSIAVGIGALIGTILQPGSNLSLSTEAGEVAAREAPALAETFLNIIPRNIFVAFTEVNMLQIIFFALFLGIALNLVEKKYSEPVNTLLAGLSTIFTKMISLIMKLTPLGVFGLMAPVAGEYGLDAVLPLLKVIFAVYLGCLLLLAVYAAALYLLAGVNPLDFFRKIFPVQMIAFSTSSSAATLPTTMQVAKQRLKLSDNVVSFTLPLGGTINMDGGAIYQGIAVIFTAQIFGIELGLFQLLTVILTATLATIGTAGVPGMGIITLALVLQSVGLPLEGVALLAGIERLLDMIRTLTNVTSDLAVAQIVDVSENKKNTSQTIAVDNA, encoded by the coding sequence ATGATCAAGCGAATACCTGAGTGGTCAAAAGTACTTTTGGCCTTAATATTAGCAGTTATTGTCGGAAGCATTATGGGTCCGAATGTCCAGATATTCGAACCCCTGGGACAAGCCTTTCTACGCTTAATCACCATGATGGTGATTCCAATTGTCTTTACATCACTGACTCTTGGCGCCGGCAGTGTAAACGATATTCGCAAGCTTGGCCGGATTGGTGGCAAGACCATCGGCGCTTTTTTAGCTACCACATCAATTGCCGTTGGGATTGGAGCGCTTATCGGTACAATTCTCCAGCCGGGCAGCAATCTTTCTCTGTCCACGGAAGCCGGAGAGGTCGCTGCCCGGGAGGCCCCTGCGCTTGCCGAGACCTTCTTAAACATCATTCCCAGAAACATTTTCGTCGCTTTTACCGAGGTGAATATGCTGCAAATAATTTTCTTTGCCCTGTTCCTGGGAATTGCGCTAAACCTTGTGGAGAAGAAATACTCGGAACCGGTTAACACCTTGCTTGCCGGGCTTTCCACCATATTCACCAAAATGATTAGTTTAATCATGAAGCTGACGCCGCTTGGTGTTTTTGGCCTCATGGCCCCGGTGGCCGGCGAGTACGGCTTAGATGCCGTACTGCCGCTGCTCAAAGTAATTTTTGCCGTTTACCTGGGCTGCCTGTTACTGCTTGCTGTTTATGCCGCGGCCCTGTACTTGCTTGCCGGTGTCAACCCGCTTGATTTTTTCCGCAAGATCTTCCCGGTTCAAATGATTGCCTTCAGCACCAGCAGCAGCGCGGCAACGTTGCCCACAACCATGCAGGTCGCCAAGCAGCGGCTGAAGCTCTCAGACAATGTTGTCAGCTTTACCCTGCCCCTGGGCGGCACGATAAACATGGACGGCGGCGCCATTTACCAGGGGATAGCCGTAATCTTCACCGCCCAGATATTTGGCATCGAACTGGGGCTGTTCCAGCTCTTAACTGTAATCCTCACAGCTACATTGGCCACCATCGGAACCGCCGGCGTTCCGGGAATGGGGATTATCACTCTGGCCCTGGTCCTACAATCTGTTGGTTTGCCACTGGAAGGCGTGGCCCTGCTTGCCGGCATCGAGCGCTTGCTGGACATGATCCGGACGCTGACTAATGTGACCAGCGACTTGGCAGTGGCGCAGATTGTCGATGTGAGCGAAAATAAGAAAAACACTTCTCAAACCATAGCAGTAGATAATGCTTAA
- a CDS encoding ABC transporter permease: MLSYVLKRLLMSLATLFIVVTIVFCLLRLMPVEGFLGPDFEKLDPAQQQAILDSAGLLDPLPVQLRNFFAGLLQGDLGTSTLYRPQVPVRDIIGPKIPYSLALGLVSVMISVLAGISLAVLMVRFKGGIWDKVGTTYIVVINAVPAAVYYLFLQLYATEWINVPVLFDVSRPASWILPVFSMALGSTAGYALWMRRYMVDELSKDYIRLARAKGFSSGKIMVKHVLRNAFVPMAQYLPMSILLVIGGSLYIESLYSIPGMGGLLVNAIKAQDTPLVQTLVLIYAGLSIFGLFLGDVLMALFDPRIQLDGKGGDNQ, from the coding sequence ATGCTCAGCTATGTTCTCAAGCGGTTGCTGATGTCATTGGCAACTCTTTTTATTGTGGTGACAATTGTCTTTTGTCTGCTGCGCCTGATGCCGGTGGAGGGTTTTCTTGGCCCTGACTTCGAAAAGCTTGACCCGGCGCAACAACAGGCGATTCTCGATTCGGCGGGGCTTTTGGACCCGCTTCCAGTCCAGTTGCGTAACTTTTTCGCCGGACTGCTGCAGGGTGACCTGGGTACATCCACCCTCTACCGCCCCCAGGTCCCGGTGCGGGATATCATTGGGCCGAAAATCCCCTACTCACTGGCCCTGGGTCTTGTTTCAGTGATGATCTCGGTGCTGGCCGGAATCTCCCTGGCAGTGCTGATGGTACGCTTCAAAGGTGGCATCTGGGACAAGGTGGGAACTACATATATCGTGGTAATTAACGCGGTGCCGGCAGCGGTTTACTATTTGTTTCTTCAGCTCTACGCCACCGAATGGATTAATGTCCCGGTGCTCTTTGATGTGAGCCGACCGGCAAGTTGGATTCTGCCTGTGTTTTCCATGGCCCTGGGCAGCACCGCCGGCTATGCCCTGTGGATGCGGCGATATATGGTTGATGAATTGAGCAAAGACTATATCCGCCTGGCCCGGGCCAAGGGCTTTTCTTCCGGGAAGATAATGGTCAAACATGTGCTCCGCAACGCGTTTGTGCCCATGGCCCAGTACTTGCCAATGTCGATTCTGCTTGTAATCGGGGGCTCGCTGTACATTGAATCCCTCTATTCGATTCCCGGCATGGGGGGGCTTCTGGTGAATGCAATCAAGGCCCAGGATACGCCGCTGGTTCAAACCCTGGTGCTGATTTACGCTGGACTGAGCATATTCGGCCTGTTCCTGGGCGATGTGCTGATGGCCCTCTTTGACCCTCGCATCCAACTGGACGGCAAAGGCGGTGACAATCAATGA
- a CDS encoding bifunctional 4-hydroxy-2-oxoglutarate aldolase/2-dehydro-3-deoxy-phosphogluconate aldolase translates to MQRLETIRKIVEDGVVAVIRAESKEQGAKLVDAVKAGGIRALEVTMTVPGAVEIIRELSERYAGEDVLLGAGTVLDPETARACILAGAKYIVSPSLNPETIKLCNRYRVLVMPGVMTVKEAVEAMELGAEILKVFPGSAFGPGIIKALKGPLPQINLMPTGGVSLDNVRQWIEAGAVAVGTGGELTKGAKSGNYQLVTDTAAHFMGQVKRAREEL, encoded by the coding sequence TTGCAGCGACTGGAGACTATCAGGAAAATTGTCGAGGATGGTGTGGTGGCGGTTATCCGTGCCGAAAGCAAGGAGCAGGGCGCCAAGCTAGTGGATGCTGTTAAGGCCGGGGGGATTCGTGCCTTGGAAGTAACGATGACAGTTCCCGGGGCAGTGGAGATTATTCGGGAGTTATCCGAGCGCTATGCAGGTGAGGACGTGCTGCTAGGCGCCGGCACTGTATTGGATCCCGAGACTGCCCGGGCATGCATCCTTGCCGGGGCGAAATATATTGTCAGTCCCAGTCTCAATCCCGAGACAATCAAACTCTGTAATCGCTATCGGGTCCTCGTGATGCCGGGAGTGATGACAGTGAAAGAAGCGGTGGAGGCAATGGAACTTGGTGCCGAGATTCTGAAAGTCTTTCCCGGCAGCGCCTTCGGCCCGGGAATCATCAAGGCCCTCAAGGGCCCCTTGCCCCAGATCAATCTGATGCCCACCGGCGGCGTAAGCCTGGACAATGTCAGGCAGTGGATTGAGGCCGGTGCAGTTGCTGTTGGCACCGGCGGCGAGTTGACCAAAGGTGCGAAATCAGGTAATTACCAGCTGGTAACCGATACTGCGGCCCACTTTATGGGCCAGGTAAAAAGAGCAAGGGAGGAGTTGTAA